The following are encoded together in the Poseidonibacter lekithochrous genome:
- a CDS encoding murein transglycosylase A has protein sequence MKYILTFILSLLFFSGCTSVSINEPAVKKITNPNDPYDYLNGFYDDDLDEALEVFKIACEKSVRKKLFQNVCINVYSYNNGKKFFTQNFTPKVLVSNTGDLGLITGYFEPLLFGSLIKTDKYKYPIYKIPNDLVIIKDKKNYLEFEKYRYRAKMVDGRYIPYDTREQIENRDDLVPVVYVDNKVDLFFLHVQGSGRVQLENGEVMNIGYASQNGRKYFAIGRHLVENGHVDKKNISLQTIKKYLKENPEKTDEVLNLNPSYIFFEKREQTATGSLSVPLIANRNVAVDIKHIPLGMPVFIETFNPKTKKPMNRLMIAADTGGAIKGEIRLDFFFGYGNSAGELAGLMKEKGRVFLFIPNI, from the coding sequence ATGAAATATATTTTAACTTTTATACTTTCTTTATTGTTTTTTTCTGGATGTACATCTGTATCCATAAATGAACCTGCTGTAAAAAAAATAACTAACCCAAATGACCCTTATGATTATTTAAATGGTTTTTATGATGATGATTTAGATGAAGCATTAGAAGTTTTTAAAATTGCTTGCGAAAAATCTGTTAGAAAAAAACTATTTCAAAATGTATGTATCAACGTTTATTCTTATAATAATGGGAAAAAGTTCTTCACTCAAAACTTCACACCTAAAGTCTTAGTATCAAATACTGGAGATTTGGGATTAATTACTGGATACTTTGAGCCTCTACTTTTTGGAAGTCTAATAAAAACTGATAAATATAAATACCCAATATATAAAATACCAAATGATTTAGTAATTATAAAAGATAAGAAAAACTACCTAGAGTTTGAAAAATATAGATATAGAGCCAAAATGGTAGATGGAAGATACATTCCTTATGATACAAGAGAGCAAATTGAAAATAGAGACGATTTAGTACCAGTTGTTTATGTGGATAATAAAGTAGATCTATTTTTCTTACACGTTCAAGGTTCTGGTCGAGTTCAACTAGAAAATGGTGAAGTTATGAATATTGGATATGCTTCACAAAATGGAAGAAAATATTTTGCAATTGGACGACATTTAGTTGAAAATGGTCATGTGGATAAAAAAAATATATCTTTACAAACTATAAAAAAGTATTTAAAAGAGAATCCTGAAAAAACTGATGAAGTTTTAAATTTAAACCCTAGTTATATCTTTTTTGAAAAAAGAGAACAAACTGCAACAGGAAGTTTATCTGTTCCTTTAATAGCTAATAGAAATGTAGCAGTTGATATAAAACATATTCCTTTAGGAATGCCCGTGTTTATTGAAACCTTTAATCCTAAAACAAAAAAGCCTATGAATAGACTTATGATTGCTGCTGATACAGGTGGAGCAATTAAAGGTGAAATTAGATTAGATTTCTTTTTTGGTTATGGTAATAGTGCAGGGGAGTTGGCTGGATTAATGAAAGAAAAAGGAAGGGTGTTTTTATTTATTCCTAATATATAA
- a CDS encoding phosphatidylserine decarboxylase encodes MHITNIISQYFGKFAKTQFPPFIQRVINAGYVKFLGLNMSEFKNARYYKSLNDLFTRKLEINREIVSAENEFISPTDSFITECGQIKEDTALQIKGMEYSVEELLTFYCTDNFSKVKEGSFMNFYLSPKDYHRYHSPCEFQLKKLIHVPGKLYPVNLKYLNKELDLFVQNERVILECIDTNGKLFYMVFVGALNVGQMVFEFEPKVETNIDTAEIKVYEYEDIKIDKADCLGYFKMGSTVVMLWEEDAVEIESLLNEDVRFGQKIATFK; translated from the coding sequence ATGCACATTACAAATATAATTTCTCAATATTTTGGTAAATTTGCGAAGACTCAATTTCCACCATTTATCCAAAGGGTAATTAACGCAGGTTATGTAAAGTTTTTAGGTTTAAATATGAGTGAGTTTAAAAATGCAAGATATTACAAGTCTTTAAATGACTTATTTACAAGAAAACTTGAAATCAATAGAGAAATTGTAAGTGCCGAAAATGAATTTATCTCTCCAACAGATAGTTTTATCACAGAGTGTGGGCAAATCAAAGAAGATACAGCTTTACAAATTAAGGGTATGGAATATTCAGTAGAAGAGTTATTAACATTCTATTGTACAGATAATTTCTCAAAAGTTAAAGAGGGAAGTTTTATGAACTTCTACTTATCTCCAAAAGATTACCATAGATATCATTCACCTTGTGAATTTCAACTGAAAAAACTTATTCATGTTCCAGGAAAACTATATCCTGTTAATTTAAAATACTTAAATAAAGAGTTAGATTTATTCGTACAAAACGAAAGAGTTATCTTAGAGTGTATTGATACAAATGGTAAACTTTTCTATATGGTATTTGTTGGTGCTTTAAATGTAGGACAAATGGTATTTGAATTTGAACCAAAAGTAGAAACTAACATTGATACAGCAGAAATTAAAGTATATGAATATGAAGATATTAAAATTGATAAAGCTGATTGTTTAGGTTACTTTAAAATGGGATCAACTGTAGTAATGTTATGGGAAGAAGATGCCGTTGAAATCGAGAGTTTATTAAACGAAGATGTTAGATTTGGACAAAAAATAGCAACTTTCAAATAA
- a CDS encoding EAL domain-containing protein, with amino-acid sequence MTREKIYKLTSILVAFIFLLILFVVFYSSYSNNTESIFFFESLDNRIFLLNVVYFLITLGLIFIIFNIQRKNQIKQTQLKRKLYLDKLTNLKNSNALSKDIKNEEFISLILVDIDSFNDINELYGFSSGNLVLQETARILKEFALTNDSSLYRIHGNEFAIVEFKMIDFPQFVSRTEELSRLFKNRTIYVEKLDMEIFIDITLGISMLQDEPLRTAGIALKKAKKSNLRFFAYTNNLDAKGIIKKSIFWRDRIKKTIDEDNVIPFYQPIFNRNKEIIKYETLMRLKNKSNDGKVDYILPYEFLDVAIKTKQYLLLSSQVITKALSDLDKTNKDISINLSFKDVLDSHFIEQLDDILRNITKENKKRIIFELLESDLITDYTVLEDFILKYREIGIKIAIDDFGTGYSNFAHILETRPDYIKIDGSLIKDINNDKNSYEIVKSITDFSKALNIKTIAEFVHSEEVYNIVNDLGIDEFQGFYLGKPTPNIE; translated from the coding sequence ATGACACGAGAAAAAATTTATAAGTTGACTAGTATTTTAGTCGCTTTTATATTTTTATTAATTCTTTTTGTTGTTTTCTACAGTTCTTATAGTAATAACACAGAGAGTATATTCTTTTTCGAAAGCTTAGATAATAGAATCTTTCTATTAAATGTAGTGTATTTCTTAATCACACTTGGTCTTATTTTCATAATATTTAATATCCAAAGAAAAAATCAAATAAAACAAACACAATTAAAAAGAAAATTGTATCTTGATAAACTAACTAATTTAAAAAATTCTAATGCCTTATCAAAAGATATAAAAAATGAAGAGTTTATCTCTTTAATATTAGTAGATATAGACTCCTTTAATGATATTAATGAATTATATGGATTTAGTTCTGGAAACTTAGTTTTACAAGAAACAGCAAGGATTCTAAAAGAATTTGCTCTAACTAATGACTCTTCATTATATAGAATACATGGAAATGAATTTGCTATTGTTGAATTTAAAATGATTGATTTTCCTCAGTTTGTTTCTCGAACTGAAGAGTTAAGTCGATTATTTAAAAATAGAACTATCTATGTAGAAAAACTTGATATGGAAATATTCATTGATATTACATTAGGTATTTCTATGCTTCAAGATGAGCCTTTAAGAACCGCTGGAATTGCTTTGAAAAAAGCTAAAAAAAGTAATTTAAGATTCTTTGCATATACAAATAATCTAGATGCGAAAGGTATTATTAAAAAGTCAATTTTTTGGAGAGATAGAATCAAAAAAACAATTGATGAAGATAATGTTATTCCTTTTTATCAACCAATTTTTAATCGTAATAAAGAGATTATCAAATATGAAACATTAATGAGATTAAAAAACAAATCTAATGATGGTAAAGTTGATTATATTCTTCCTTATGAATTTTTAGATGTTGCTATTAAAACAAAACAATATTTACTTTTATCAAGTCAAGTAATTACAAAAGCTTTAAGTGATTTAGATAAAACAAATAAAGATATCTCTATTAATCTTAGTTTTAAAGATGTATTAGATTCTCATTTTATTGAACAACTAGATGATATTCTACGAAATATTACAAAAGAGAATAAAAAAAGAATTATATTTGAGTTATTAGAAAGTGATTTAATTACGGATTATACTGTACTTGAAGACTTTATTTTAAAATATAGAGAAATTGGTATTAAAATTGCAATTGATGATTTTGGTACAGGCTACTCAAACTTTGCACATATCTTGGAAACAAGACCAGATTATATTAAAATTGATGGATCACTTATAAAAGATATAAATAATGATAAAAACTCATATGAAATTGTGAAGTCAATTACTGATTTTTCAAAAGCATTAAATATCAAAACTATTGCAGAATTTGTACATTCAGAAGAAGTTTATAATATTGTGAATGACTTGGGTATAGATGAGTTTCAAGGTTTTTATTTGGGGAAACCAACACCAAATATTGAATAA
- the grpE gene encoding nucleotide exchange factor GrpE, whose protein sequence is MSEEKKEEVTTEEVVEETCETATEEVEVKEETSEDKIAQLEAKLKESEDKYLRVHADFENIKKRLEREKYQAIDYASEKFAKDLLSPIDTLEMALAAEEAAKDMPSDELLGKLKEGVELTIKNFYTAFEKHDISEVEADGEFDPNFHDAVMQIDSPDHEDGMIVQRLQKGYKLKERLLRPAMVSICKK, encoded by the coding sequence TTGAGCGAAGAAAAAAAAGAAGAAGTAACAACTGAAGAAGTTGTTGAAGAAACTTGTGAAACTGCAACTGAAGAAGTTGAAGTAAAAGAAGAAACATCTGAAGATAAAATTGCCCAACTTGAAGCAAAATTAAAAGAATCAGAAGATAAGTACTTAAGAGTACATGCTGATTTTGAAAATATCAAAAAAAGATTAGAGAGAGAAAAATATCAAGCAATTGATTATGCATCTGAAAAGTTTGCAAAAGATTTATTATCTCCAATTGATACATTAGAAATGGCACTAGCTGCTGAAGAAGCTGCTAAAGATATGCCTTCTGATGAATTATTAGGTAAATTAAAAGAAGGTGTTGAATTAACAATTAAAAACTTCTACACTGCTTTTGAGAAACATGATATTTCAGAAGTTGAAGCAGATGGTGAGTTTGATCCAAACTTCCATGATGCAGTAATGCAAATTGATAGCCCTGACCATGAAGATGGAATGATTGTTCAAAGACTTCAAAAAGGTTATAAATTAAAAGAAAGATTGTTAAGACCAGCAATGGTTTCAATCTGTAAGAAATAG
- a CDS encoding heat-shock protein codes for MLKNKIGCKMINKKEFLLQSIIKAYIEHCEPIGSTQLKSMYDITYSPATIRGYFKKLGEEGFLAQEHISSGRTPTTEALKQYWLTKLNFKIEDINLPALQYFASQVEVSVFIKKEKSDVLNDIINVDNKYMILEFTSFAITVKFSDALYRFLQDMVGISTKDILKISKDVGAYEVHDAIMQTIQNSDFEIFNYKEFLNLALNYNFDELTINSFLKGEILDRVDEGLYFEELLPDDYIGICHYCKVNNEDVKMLVIGELPKNYEYFYKKITTF; via the coding sequence GTGCTAAAAAATAAAATTGGTTGTAAAATGATTAATAAAAAAGAGTTTTTATTACAGTCTATTATTAAAGCTTATATAGAGCATTGTGAACCTATTGGGTCTACACAATTAAAATCTATGTATGATATTACTTATTCTCCTGCAACAATTAGAGGTTACTTTAAGAAGCTGGGTGAAGAAGGGTTTTTAGCTCAAGAACATATAAGTAGTGGAAGAACTCCAACTACTGAAGCTTTAAAACAATACTGGCTTACAAAACTTAATTTTAAAATCGAAGATATAAATTTACCTGCCTTACAATATTTTGCATCACAAGTTGAAGTTTCTGTATTTATTAAAAAAGAAAAATCAGATGTATTAAATGACATTATTAATGTAGACAATAAATATATGATATTAGAGTTTACTTCTTTTGCTATTACTGTAAAGTTCTCAGATGCACTTTATAGATTTTTACAAGATATGGTTGGAATTTCAACTAAAGATATTTTAAAAATCTCAAAGGATGTTGGAGCATACGAAGTACACGATGCAATAATGCAAACAATACAAAATTCAGATTTTGAAATTTTTAATTATAAAGAATTTTTAAATTTAGCATTGAATTACAATTTTGATGAATTAACTATAAATAGCTTTTTAAAAGGTGAAATTTTAGACAGAGTAGATGAAGGTCTATATTTTGAAGAACTTTTACCTGATGATTACATTGGTATCTGTCATTATTGTAAGGTTAATAATGAAGATGTGAAAATGTTAGTAATTGGCGAATTACCAAAAAATTATGAATACTTTTATAAAAAAATTACAACTTTTTAG
- the dnaK gene encoding molecular chaperone DnaK: MSKVIGIDLGTTNSCMAVYEGGEAKVIPNKEGKNTTPSIVAFTDKNEVLVGDPAKRQAITNPEKTIYSVKRIMGLMMDEENAKEAQSKVGYKIVDRNGAAAVEVGDKVYTPQEVSAKILGKLKTDAEEYLGAPVTDAVITVPAYFNDAQRKATQEAGTIAGLNVLRIINEPTAASLAYGLDKKGEEKVLVYDLGGGTFDVTALEIGDGTFEVLSTDGNAFLGGDDFDNAIIDWLSAEFQTENGFDVKNDKMALQRLKDAAENAKKELSSAESTEINLPFISMGSAGPVHLVKSLTRAKFEAMTEDLITETLDHIKVALKDAGLDKGEIEEIIMVGGSTRLPKANEIVREFFGKDLNKGVNPDEVVAAGAAVQAGVLKGDVKDVLLLDVTPLSLGIETLGGVLTKLIEKGTTIPVKKSQVFSTAEDNQPAVSIHVGQGEREFAKDNKSLGMFELSDIPAAPRGVPQIEVTFDIDANGVLNVSAKDKGTGKENKITISGSSGLSDEEIEKMVNEAEANKEADAKKKEVIEVRNQADALLHSTKKTLEENPDAVSEEETKAIVDSAAELEELLKDENATKEQIEEKVKSLTEKSHKLAEAMYKKEGGDQAGAEQPNKKAKKDDDDVIDAEVE, from the coding sequence ATGAGTAAAGTAATTGGAATTGACTTAGGTACAACTAACTCTTGTATGGCAGTTTACGAAGGTGGAGAAGCGAAAGTTATCCCTAATAAAGAAGGTAAGAATACAACTCCTTCAATCGTAGCATTTACAGACAAAAACGAAGTATTAGTTGGTGATCCAGCAAAAAGACAAGCTATTACAAACCCAGAAAAAACTATCTATTCTGTAAAAAGAATTATGGGTCTTATGATGGACGAAGAAAATGCTAAAGAAGCACAATCTAAAGTTGGTTATAAAATCGTTGATAGAAACGGAGCAGCAGCTGTTGAAGTTGGTGACAAAGTATATACTCCTCAAGAAGTATCTGCAAAGATCTTAGGAAAATTAAAAACTGATGCTGAAGAATATTTAGGAGCTCCTGTAACTGACGCTGTTATTACTGTTCCTGCATACTTCAATGATGCACAAAGAAAAGCAACTCAAGAAGCTGGTACAATCGCTGGTTTAAATGTATTAAGAATTATCAATGAGCCAACAGCTGCTTCATTAGCATATGGTTTAGATAAAAAAGGTGAAGAAAAAGTATTAGTATATGATTTAGGTGGTGGTACTTTTGATGTTACTGCACTTGAAATCGGTGACGGTACTTTTGAAGTATTATCTACTGATGGTAATGCATTCTTAGGTGGAGATGATTTCGATAATGCTATTATTGATTGGTTATCTGCTGAATTCCAAACTGAAAATGGTTTTGATGTTAAAAATGACAAAATGGCATTACAAAGATTAAAAGATGCTGCTGAGAATGCTAAGAAAGAATTATCTTCTGCTGAATCAACAGAAATCAACTTACCATTCATCTCTATGGGTTCTGCTGGTCCTGTTCACTTAGTTAAATCATTAACTAGAGCAAAATTTGAAGCTATGACTGAAGATTTAATTACTGAAACTTTAGATCATATCAAAGTTGCTTTAAAAGACGCTGGTTTAGATAAAGGTGAAATTGAAGAAATTATTATGGTTGGTGGATCTACTAGATTACCAAAAGCAAATGAAATTGTAAGAGAATTCTTCGGTAAAGACTTAAATAAAGGTGTTAACCCTGATGAAGTAGTTGCTGCAGGTGCTGCTGTTCAAGCTGGTGTATTAAAAGGTGATGTTAAAGACGTATTATTATTAGACGTTACTCCATTATCATTAGGAATTGAAACTCTAGGTGGAGTTTTAACTAAATTAATTGAAAAAGGTACAACTATTCCAGTTAAGAAATCTCAAGTATTCTCAACTGCTGAAGATAACCAACCAGCTGTATCTATTCACGTAGGTCAAGGTGAGAGAGAATTTGCTAAAGATAATAAATCTTTAGGTATGTTCGAATTATCTGACATTCCAGCAGCTCCAAGAGGTGTTCCTCAAATTGAAGTAACATTTGATATTGATGCAAATGGTGTTTTAAATGTATCTGCTAAAGATAAAGGTACTGGTAAAGAAAATAAAATTACTATTTCTGGTTCATCTGGATTATCTGATGAAGAAATCGAAAAAATGGTAAACGAAGCTGAAGCTAACAAAGAAGCAGATGCTAAGAAAAAAGAAGTAATTGAAGTAAGAAACCAAGCTGACGCTTTATTACATTCAACTAAGAAAACATTAGAAGAAAACCCAGATGCAGTTTCTGAAGAAGAAACTAAAGCTATCGTTGATTCTGCTGCTGAATTAGAAGAATTATTAAAAGACGAAAATGCAACTAAAGAGCAAATTGAAGAAAAAGTTAAATCTTTAACTGAAAAATCTCACAAGTTAGCAGAAGCTATGTACAAAAAAGAGGGTGGTGACCAAGCAGGTGCTGAACAACCAAATAAAAAAGCTAAAAAAGACGATGACGATGTTATCGACGCTGAAGTAGAGTAA